Sequence from the Cucumis sativus cultivar 9930 chromosome 1, Cucumber_9930_V3, whole genome shotgun sequence genome:
GTGAGGCTCTGAAACATCAACCGTGTGATCTCTTTCTCCCGGTTGtcctttctcattttcttcaattgctCGTTCGCCTTTGCAATCCTTTGTCGCAAAAATGTCTCCTGGTTCACCTGTTTAAAACATTCATACCtctctattattttctttaagaagCTACACgtttaattatatacatataatatggCAATATGATCACCttattaatatgtttttttataaacgtTTCAAGAGCATGCACTACTACTACACTTACCATCTTCTTACTTTGCTCCATCTCGGGCATCTTCTTGAACTGGGAAAGAACGCGCTGGACGCCAATAGGGGAAGGCCAAAGCTCGGGTTGGGAATCATAGGGACTAAAGATGATTGCACATGCCTCAATCCCACAAAGAGTGCTTAATTCACTAACCTTTTTCATAAGccctctcttcctcttcttgtATGTTGCCTTTCTTGCAGAGTCATTTGCAATGTAAGCAAGTTTCACTTTCTTCCTTGtcattattttccttttcttttagggTCCTTTTTCCATTCTCATTTTGTTGCtaatttataatacatttgaatattaagaattttCATTGGGAGAGTATGGTCCTCGTTGTTGGGTTTGGACCAATTTAATGTCTTTGTtgtcaactttaattttgatagaTTTGAGATAATCATATGgagattattattttatttggttgggTTAAGTGAGTAGTAATCACAATGATATGATATTgtgattataattattattttattttattcataagATCCAATTTAACCTCTTACCTTTTTagcaatattattatttattactatcACTTCGTACGTTAGTTCCctcatgtttctttttcttcagtttcttttgcttataatatatataatctacaACATATTTAACTACTCATCCTCATTTTAAATaccatacatacatatacatataacgTATACACATATACAAAAATGTTCCAACTACTATATTGCTCTGTAATGGATCGCATGCCTTCAAAAGGCTCCAATTAGCCCTCAATCAAGTACAAATACCTAAAATGAATaccaaataattattcaatacCGTACTCCTAGCTACCCTCCTCTCTTCATCATCTATATTTTAGtagaaaatgtttaaatatatagttcAATTTAcgttatatattaataatcaaaatactTGTGGTTTAACTTCTTTCAATCTTCCATCAAAATTGTTGCAAACAATGCATGCAAATTTGAGATAAATGTTGTCTTTGTTGTCAtccttaattttgaaagatttgaaataatcatATTGGTTGGGTTACACAATGAAATGATAtgatattgattgtttttattttattttattcataagATCCAATTTAACTTCTTACCCTTTTTAGTaatcttattatttaatacTATCACTTTGCATTTAACTACTCATATCCTCATCAAGTATTTAAATACCATACa
This genomic interval carries:
- the LOC101203059 gene encoding agamous-like MADS-box protein AGL80 translates to MTRKKVKLAYIANDSARKATYKKRKRGLMKKVSELSTLCGIEACAIIFSPYDSQPELWPSPIGVQRVLSQFKKMPEMEQSKKMVNQETFLRQRIAKANEQLKKMRKDNREKEITRLMFQSLTAAKGLHGLNMLDLNDLGWLIDQNLKDITIRIDSLKIKPSSSQPQAQVQAQAQAPPTQPQTAAWLMELVSPQDQMGFVGDDMLLPFGDQTYNHNNAMWSNAFFP